A genomic window from Pyxicephalus adspersus chromosome 2, UCB_Pads_2.0, whole genome shotgun sequence includes:
- the SLC51B gene encoding organic solute transporter subunit beta, whose protein sequence is MVEASQSNQAPTAMSEEQKQLQKAMYFFRTGDLTAWNYAILALAFLGLFLGLFLLSKNILNNRKRKMMALYQTKKSAKEPEESDGKQAVVTLERDDPPEENTALTKEAQAGEITIQWNDGQTTSLFRDVPEEDV, encoded by the exons ATGGTGGAAGCTAGTCAAAGTAATCAGGCGCCGACTGCTATGTCTGAAGAACAAAAGCAGCTGCAGAAAGCTATGTACTTCTTTCGCACCGGAGATC tCACTGCTTGGAACTATGCTATCCTTGCCTTGGCTTTCCTTGGGCTGTTCCTTGGCCTGTTTCTTCTGAGCAAAAACATCTTGAACAACAG AAAGAGGAAGATGATGGCCTTGTATCAGACGAAGAAGTCTGCAAAGGAACCAGAAGAATCAGATGGGAAGCAGGCTGTGGTGACTTTAGAGAGAGATGATCCACCAGAAGAGAACACGGCACTGACCAAGGAAGCTCAAGCCGGTGAAATCACCATACAGTGGAATGACGGGCAGACCACATCACTCTTCAGAGATGTGCCCGAAGAAGATGTGTAA